DNA sequence from the Candidatus Sulfuricurvum sp. RIFRC-1 genome:
CATCAAACCGACGTTAGAGACAGAACCCATAGTAGTAACGTCAAATTGTCCGTTTTTCTTGCAATCTTCAATACACTCTGAGTACATTGTTGCGTAACAACGATCTGGGATCGTAACGATACATTGTTGTACTTTTCCTGATGGATCCCACATTTTACCGCCGTCACGTACCACAACCGGCAATGATGCATCGATAATCACGTCATTTGAAGCGTGAAGATTTGTGATCCCTTTGTCGGAGTCAACCATCGCCATTGCAGGCTGAGTCGGGTAAACCGCCATAATAGCCGCTTCGATTTCCGCTTTTTTATCAGCAGGAAGTTTTGCCAATTTTTTGTACAAATCACCAAGGCCAAGATTCGGATTAACTCCGATCTCTTTGAACTCTGCCGCATATTTTTCAAATACATCTTTAAAGAATACCGATACCGCATGACCGAACATGATCGGATCACTTACTTTCATCATCGTTGCTTTAAGGTGGATCGACCAAAGGATGTTTTTCTCTTTTGCTTCAGAAATCGCATCAGCGTAAAACGCACGCAATGCTTTAGTGCTCAAGAATGTACCATCAAGGACTTCACTATCAACCGCATTGATCTCTTTGAGAACGTTACCGTTAAGTGAAATCGTCACTTTACCGTCACCTTTTTTGGTGATTGATTGCTCATTCGCATAGAAATCACCGCTGTTCATGTGGGCAACGCGAGTTTTTGACCCCTCGTCCCAAGCACGTAGTTTGTGAGGATTTTTCTTCGCAAAGTTTTTAACCGCAACCGCAGCACGGCGGTCTGAGTTACCTTCACGTAGAACCGGATTAACCGCTGAACCGAGACACGTTGCGTAACGTGCAAAAATCTCTTTTTCTTCGTCTGTTTTTGGTTCTTCAGGATACAAAGGAAGATCGTATCCTTGAGACTGAAGTTCTTCGATACATGCTTTCAATTGAGGAATTGAAGCTGAAATGTTAGGGAGCTTGATGATGTTACCATCTGGTTGTGTAGCGATAACGCCCAACTGTGCAAGATTGTCGGGGATACGCTGAGCGTCACTCATACGTTCTGGAAATGTTGCGATAACACGACCTGCAAGTGAAATATCACTTGTTACAACTTCAACGCCTGCGGCTTGTGTGAATGCATTTACGATTGGAAGTAGCGAATAGGTCGCTAGTGCCGGTGCTTCATCAATTACTGACCAAATGATTTTTGCCATCAGGTTCTCCTGTTATTTTTTTTATGAAAGCATCATAACACTTACGTCCGACATTTTTTCACTTTGCCCATACTACAAGCGCAAAAAGTTAGAAATATGTTTCATTTTGTAGCATTTACTATGTTTTGATGGTGTGTAGAAAAGTAACTACTGTACACATGTTCACCATTTTTGCCTCGGACAAAATAGAGGTAATCCGTGTGTTTAGGATAGAGTGCAGCATGGATGGCATCTTTGGAAACATTACAGACGGGAAAGGCAGGCAAACCTTTGTTTTTATACGTATTATAGGGAGTTTTGTCCGTGCGTATTCGACGCGCCGTCACTTTTTGATGAGAATATTCACCGTAGTTAAGGGTTCCATCCATTTGAAGACGCATCCCTTTTTCTATCCGATTATCGATCACGGAGCTAACAAACGGCATATCGGACAATGATGCAGCCTCTTTTTGAATAACCGATGCTTTTGTTACAATTTGTAACCATTTTTCTTTATTATACGGCTTCTTATACTCATCTGCCCAGATTCTCATCTTTTGTTCCGACTCATTTAAAAGATGTATGATCAGTTTTTCTTCACTGATCGCATTCGGAATACTGTAGGTATCCGGTACAAAACTCCCCTCTTTATAAGGGGCATGCTTTTCATACGCACGTTGAAGAAGATTCATATCGAGTGAAAGTTCATCACTAAGTTGACGTAAAAATATGACCGTAGTCTCTCCGGGGATCAAGGTAATAGCACGAGTAGCCGCTTTTGCCGTTGTCAATTTATAAAGATACTCGATACGGCTTGTTTTCTCCTCTTTTAGATCAATCCACCCTTGCTGAGGCTGACCGAGCAAACGGAGAATAAAGGCATCAATCTTATAGAGATTTACCCCTTCATCTTGGAGGTGTGCTATACTTTTAAATACGGAACCTTGCGGGATATAGACGATTTTTGGTGATGTGACGGTAGAGAACAGGTAGGTCATGAAAGAGACAATTATCACCAATATTATTCCCAAAACCCATAGGTACATTCTTTTTGGTTTATTTTTTACTTTTTTTCTAGGCTTTTTCACGTTTATCGCTTTGCTTGAAGGTATTAATTGTGATCGTTTGAGCTTTAATGGACTCAAAATCGAGAAATTATATCTCAAATGGGAAAATGGGCTCCTGATTCGTGCTTCAAAAGTTGATCTGAGCGCGTTTAAACGTGACAATCTTCCTCTTACCCTAAAGCCATTGGGAAAACTTCCTCCCCTTATTCGGCATACTCAGCGCTGGGTAAAGCAAATCGATATTGATACTATTCAATATGAGTCCATTCGCCTCTCTTTGCACTACCGTGAAAACTCCCTCGGCAAAATTACGTTATATGATGAAAATGGTTCTTACAACGGCACTTTTTCCCTCAATGAAAATCTCTTTAAACTATCATTGCCCCATGCCAGACTCAACGGTGCGCTCATTAGCGGAAATTTAACGGTAGAACTCCCGCAACAACGGTTACATACTAATATAAGCCTAAACCTTCCCCAAACTCCTCCCCTCATTATCAAAGCATCCGGAGATACCGATTCGTTGATGTTTGCCCTTCATACCGATGAGCCGCTGCGCAGCGTTCAACCGATCATCGATTTTTTAGATGTTGATCCTGAAGTTCAACCGTGGATAACTCACTATGCCAAAGCTTCGTTAATCACTCTTGAACGCTTTGAAGGTAAATTTCATTACGATAAACCCGAAGAACTTATCAAGGGGCTGCAAGCCAAAGCGACTATTTTCAATGGAGAATACACCTTTGCACAAGGTTTCGAACCTATCAAATCTCCCCGTATCGATTTGTACTACCGCGTAGGCAAACTTCACATTCTTCCAAAAAGCGGGACTTTTTATGCTCTCCCAACCGAAAACAGCAGTGTAATTCTTGACTTTACGACCCCTCACACTATGCTGGATGCTCAAATACGGACGGCGCATGCCAAACTCAATGTTCCGATCACAAATCTTTTAAATTTTTATGACATTCACCTGCCGATTCAGCAAAGTTCGGGAGAATGTGATGTGGATCTGAATCTCTCTATCAATCTGCATAGCCTGGATACTGTTGTAAAAGGGATCTTTCGACCTACCGCTTCGGAATTACTTTTGGACCAGATACCGCTAAAAACGCAAGGGGGAGTTGTCAATGTCAATCGAAACAAGGTTACATTCGACAATTTTACGGCCCATTACGGTGAAGATGTCGCTCACGCACGGGTAAAAGGGGAATATGACGCTTCCAGCGAAGAAGGGTCGGTATCGATTGATGCCTATGATATCGTACCCTTAGGGAACAAAAAACAGCTGAGTTTATGGGATTCCCGTGAACCTTTGCGTGTTAAATACATCATTGCTCCCAAAGGAGATTCTCTCAGCATCATGCCATCACGCTGGAACGTACTGGGAGAGAAACTCGACATTGAAGCCTTTCGTGCCCCATTCGACTATCGCAATGCGACAAGTTCTCTCCAATCTGTCCCTTTCAGCCTCTCAAATACTATTCATGGAAAAATCAACGGGTATTTTAACGGATCGAAAAAGCAAACGGATATACAGATTGAACTCAATGATTTTAAATTGGGAGAGATACAGCTCACGCATGCCCCTTTTAACATCGATATCCATTACGATCACAACCATTCAACGCTCCGCTCTTCACACGCCTCGGCATGGAGTATCCATCAACTCCCACTACTCTTATCCCCATTCCATGCGAGTATGGATGGGAATGAGATTGCATTTGAGCAAATTGAAGCCGTCTTAGGTGATTTACTGAAAGGAAAGTTCACCGGTCACTTATCGCTCGATACGCTCAAAGGGTCCATTCGAATCAACGATATGATTCCGCTCAGTCCTAAAATATCCCCTCTCGTTGACGCACAAGAATCCCTTCAACTCTCACTCGATGCCTCCGGTGAAGAGATAATTTTAGACTCTGATGCTCTTAAAGCCCATTTTTCGACCATCCCAAATGGGTGGAAAATTACACTGGATGATATAGCCTTGCTCTCGATGCGCTCCCCTATTCTGCGTCAATATCATGTTGAAAAGGGAAATCTTAACCTTTTTTATACTCCTGAAAACTCGCAATATACCTTTAACGGTACGATCGAATACCCTTATTCACTGATGATGATTAATGATAAGGCCGTATCCAAGTATCACTTTAGCGGTCTCTATCAAGACGGACGGACGAGTATTCGGGTTAATGATCGTCTAATCATCAATCGGCGCGATGATCAAATCGATGTTCAGGCTAAAAACATCGGTATCAATGTCCCGCAGCTGTTTTCTTTTCTTATCGCCAATCAACCGAATCAAGAGTCTTCATCCAAGGGAGATTCTCAAACGCCCCCGATTCGCATTCACACCTCCAATACCTACCTCTATCTGATGAAAGGACGTAAAATTGTCGCTGATCGAATGGAAGCCACATTAAACAATGATGATTTGGATGCTTCGCTCTACCACATGGGTGGAAGCGCCGCGCTTAAAATACGCAACGGCCTCTTTTATATTGACGGAAACGGATTCAACGATAAATTTATGGAGCATCTCTTTGCCCTCAGTGATTTTAGCGGAGGGAAATTCTCCTTTCAGGCTAAAGGAGAAGCCGACGCATTTGAAGGGGTTATGCGGGTTGAAAATACGATTTTAAAAGATTATAAGGTACTCAACAATGTCCTCGCCTTTGTCAATACCGTCCCCTCATTAGCGACCTTTTCACTCCCAAGCTACAACAGACAAGGACTTCCGGTCAAAGAGGGATATGCCCATTTTGCCTATAATAAAGGTATTGTGAATGTCGATAATTTCACCCTGAACTCTCCTGAGATGAATATTCTCGGTGAAGGGCGTGCTGATCTGAATGCCCAAATACTCAATGGTACGCTGACCCTTAAAACCGATCTGGGTTCCGTTCTGGGAAAAGTGCCGATGGTGGGGTATATCCTCTTCGGGGAGGACGGTTCTCTTTCCACAACCCTCACCCTCAGCGGAAAACTCGATGATCCTAAAGTCGAAACGGCGATTGCCAAAGAGATTGCCACGGCTCCGTTTAATATTCTCAAACGGACGGTTGTGTATCCGTTTTTGTGGATGATGGATGATAAGAAGAAAAAGTAATTTCCAATATTACAATTCCCCTCCTCCACGAACAATATCCATCCCGTATTTATCCCTCACTTTGGTCAAAGCATCGGTCAGATTGCGCATTTTAGTATCCGTTTGGATTTCAAGCAGATCAAAACTTTTCGGATCATGATGGATAAATTTGGTAGCACTCATAGCGATATAGCGGACACTGATATGGGGATAGATATCAAGCTCTTTAAATTTTTCGATCGTAAAAGTTTGAAGGAATGTTTCATTAAAAAGGCGATAAAGGGTAAATTGCTTT
Encoded proteins:
- a CDS encoding NADP-dependent isocitrate dehydrogenase, with the translated sequence MAKIIWSVIDEAPALATYSLLPIVNAFTQAAGVEVVTSDISLAGRVIATFPERMSDAQRIPDNLAQLGVIATQPDGNIIKLPNISASIPQLKACIEELQSQGYDLPLYPEEPKTDEEKEIFARYATCLGSAVNPVLREGNSDRRAAVAVKNFAKKNPHKLRAWDEGSKTRVAHMNSGDFYANEQSITKKGDGKVTISLNGNVLKEINAVDSEVLDGTFLSTKALRAFYADAISEAKEKNILWSIHLKATMMKVSDPIMFGHAVSVFFKDVFEKYAAEFKEIGVNPNLGLGDLYKKLAKLPADKKAEIEAAIMAVYPTQPAMAMVDSDKGITNLHASNDVIIDASLPVVVRDGGKMWDPSGKVQQCIVTIPDRCYATMYSECIEDCKKNGQFDVTTMGSVSNVGLMAQKAEEYGSHPTTFEIAEEGVVTVSDDSGVLMSFNVEKGDIWRMSRAKDIPIKDWVRLAVERAEIENVPVVFWLDENRAHDAEIIKKVNAYLPEFNKGGIEYHIMAPEIAMAFSLKRVRAGQNTISATGNVLRDYLTDLFPILELGTSAKMLSIVPLLAGGGLFETGAGGSAPKHVEQFVNEGHLRWDSLGEFLALAESLRHINKTKKDNKLSALTAALDEANAAYLDNNKEPSRKAGEPDNKASHFFLAQYWAKALAEQTTDAELASRFAPIAKTLVDNEAKIMEELLAVEGKGQEIGGYYHPDIAKVTAAMRPSATLNAIISAI
- the mltG gene encoding endolytic transglycosylase MltG, which translates into the protein MTYLFSTVTSPKIVYIPQGSVFKSIAHLQDEGVNLYKIDAFILRLLGQPQQGWIDLKEEKTSRIEYLYKLTTAKAATRAITLIPGETTVIFLRQLSDELSLDMNLLQRAYEKHAPYKEGSFVPDTYSIPNAISEEKLIIHLLNESEQKMRIWADEYKKPYNKEKWLQIVTKASVIQKEAASLSDMPFVSSVIDNRIEKGMRLQMDGTLNYGEYSHQKVTARRIRTDKTPYNTYKNKGLPAFPVCNVSKDAIHAALYPKHTDYLYFVRGKNGEHVYSSYFSTHHQNIVNATK
- a CDS encoding AsmA-like C-terminal domain-containing protein, which encodes MKETIITNIIPKTHRYILFGLFFTFFLGFFTFIALLEGINCDRLSFNGLKIEKLYLKWENGLLIRASKVDLSAFKRDNLPLTLKPLGKLPPLIRHTQRWVKQIDIDTIQYESIRLSLHYRENSLGKITLYDENGSYNGTFSLNENLFKLSLPHARLNGALISGNLTVELPQQRLHTNISLNLPQTPPLIIKASGDTDSLMFALHTDEPLRSVQPIIDFLDVDPEVQPWITHYAKASLITLERFEGKFHYDKPEELIKGLQAKATIFNGEYTFAQGFEPIKSPRIDLYYRVGKLHILPKSGTFYALPTENSSVILDFTTPHTMLDAQIRTAHAKLNVPITNLLNFYDIHLPIQQSSGECDVDLNLSINLHSLDTVVKGIFRPTASELLLDQIPLKTQGGVVNVNRNKVTFDNFTAHYGEDVAHARVKGEYDASSEEGSVSIDAYDIVPLGNKKQLSLWDSREPLRVKYIIAPKGDSLSIMPSRWNVLGEKLDIEAFRAPFDYRNATSSLQSVPFSLSNTIHGKINGYFNGSKKQTDIQIELNDFKLGEIQLTHAPFNIDIHYDHNHSTLRSSHASAWSIHQLPLLLSPFHASMDGNEIAFEQIEAVLGDLLKGKFTGHLSLDTLKGSIRINDMIPLSPKISPLVDAQESLQLSLDASGEEIILDSDALKAHFSTIPNGWKITLDDIALLSMRSPILRQYHVEKGNLNLFYTPENSQYTFNGTIEYPYSLMMINDKAVSKYHFSGLYQDGRTSIRVNDRLIINRRDDQIDVQAKNIGINVPQLFSFLIANQPNQESSSKGDSQTPPIRIHTSNTYLYLMKGRKIVADRMEATLNNDDLDASLYHMGGSAALKIRNGLFYIDGNGFNDKFMEHLFALSDFSGGKFSFQAKGEADAFEGVMRVENTILKDYKVLNNVLAFVNTVPSLATFSLPSYNRQGLPVKEGYAHFAYNKGIVNVDNFTLNSPEMNILGEGRADLNAQILNGTLTLKTDLGSVLGKVPMVGYILFGEDGSLSTTLTLSGKLDDPKVETAIAKEIATAPFNILKRTVVYPFLWMMDDKKKK